A single genomic interval of Streptomyces sp. 1222.5 harbors:
- the nusB gene encoding transcription antitermination factor NusB: MAARNTARKRAFQILFEGDQRGADVLTVLADWIRLSRSDTRQPPVSEYTMQLVEGYAEHARRIDELIAQYAVGWTLDRMPVVDRNILRLGAYELIWVDETPDAVVLDEMVQLAKEFSTDDSPSFVNGLLGRLKELKPTLRRA, translated from the coding sequence GTGGCTGCCCGCAACACGGCCCGCAAGCGCGCCTTCCAGATCCTCTTCGAGGGCGACCAGCGCGGCGCCGACGTCCTGACGGTCCTCGCGGACTGGATCCGGCTCTCCCGGTCCGACACGCGGCAGCCGCCGGTCAGCGAGTACACGATGCAGCTGGTCGAGGGCTACGCGGAGCACGCGCGGCGCATCGACGAGCTGATCGCCCAGTACGCCGTGGGCTGGACGCTCGACCGGATGCCGGTGGTCGACCGCAACATCCTGCGGCTGGGCGCGTACGAGTTGATCTGGGTCGACGAGACCCCGGACGCCGTCGTCCTGGACGAGATGGTGCAGCTGGCGAAGGAGTTCTCGACGGACGACTCGCCCTCGTTCGTCAACGGCCTGCTGGGGCGCCTGAAAGAACTGAAGCCCACGCTCCGCCGGGCCTGA
- the bldD gene encoding transcriptional regulator BldD, with the protein MSSEYAKQLGAKLRAIRTQQGLSLHGVEEKSQGRWKAVVVGSYERGDRAVTVQRLAELADFYGVPVQELLPGTTPGGAAEPPPKLVLDLERLATVPAEKAGPLQRYAATIQSQRGDYNGKVLSIRQDDLRTLAVIYDQSPSVLTEQLISWGVLDADARRAVATHEDA; encoded by the coding sequence ATGTCCAGCGAATACGCCAAACAGCTCGGGGCCAAGCTCCGGGCCATCCGCACCCAGCAGGGCCTTTCCCTCCACGGTGTCGAGGAGAAGTCCCAGGGTCGCTGGAAGGCCGTGGTGGTCGGTTCCTACGAGCGCGGTGACCGTGCCGTGACCGTCCAGCGTCTCGCCGAGCTGGCCGATTTCTATGGTGTCCCGGTGCAGGAACTGCTGCCGGGCACCACGCCGGGCGGTGCCGCCGAGCCGCCGCCGAAGCTCGTCCTGGACCTTGAGCGGCTCGCCACGGTGCCGGCCGAGAAGGCGGGCCCGCTGCAGCGCTACGCGGCGACGATCCAGTCCCAGCGCGGCGACTACAACGGCAAGGTGCTGTCGATCCGCCAGGACGACCTGCGCACTCTCGCCGTCATCTACGACCAGTCCCCCTCGGTCCTCACCGAGCAGCTGATCAGCTGGGGTGTCCTGGACGCGGACGCGCGCCGCGCGGTGGCCACCCACGAAGACGCCTGA
- a CDS encoding Pro-rich N-terminal domain-containing protein, which yields MQHAVGSELPPPHRPGQVPHAGWAPAGHHPGPHQGSPQGPAPVPPPPPAPSFPAASTPVPPPPPHTPAHAAPDTTGHLSLPPGGPVGVPMAPPAAVVPDPTATTLAVLLIGPAGAGKTSVAKYWADHRRVPTAHISLDDVREWVRSGFADPQTGWNDNSEAQYRLARRTCGFAARNFLANGISCILDDAVFPDRPVVGLGGWKRHVGPGLLPVVLLPGLDIVLERNAERSGNRRLTDEEVARIHGRMAGWYGSGLPIIDNSQLDVPGTARVLDEVLARAIASPPSW from the coding sequence ATGCAGCACGCAGTGGGGTCTGAGCTGCCTCCGCCCCACCGGCCGGGGCAGGTGCCGCACGCCGGGTGGGCGCCGGCCGGCCACCACCCGGGCCCGCATCAGGGCAGCCCCCAGGGGCCCGCACCGGTCCCCCCGCCACCCCCGGCGCCGAGCTTCCCGGCCGCGTCCACTCCTGTGCCACCGCCCCCGCCGCACACGCCCGCTCACGCGGCCCCCGATACCACCGGTCACCTGTCCCTGCCACCCGGCGGTCCGGTCGGAGTGCCCATGGCGCCGCCCGCCGCGGTGGTCCCGGACCCGACGGCCACGACCCTGGCCGTCCTGCTGATCGGCCCGGCGGGCGCGGGCAAGACGAGCGTGGCCAAGTACTGGGCGGACCACCGGCGCGTCCCCACCGCCCACATCAGCCTGGACGACGTCCGCGAATGGGTCCGCTCGGGCTTCGCCGACCCCCAGACCGGCTGGAACGACAACTCCGAGGCCCAGTACCGCCTGGCCCGCCGCACCTGCGGCTTCGCCGCCCGCAACTTCCTGGCCAACGGCATCTCCTGCATCCTGGACGACGCCGTCTTCCCGGACCGTCCGGTCGTCGGGCTCGGCGGCTGGAAGCGCCACGTGGGTCCCGGGCTGCTGCCGGTCGTCCTGCTGCCGGGCCTGGACATCGTCCTGGAGCGCAACGCGGAGCGCTCCGGCAACCGCCGCCTCACCGACGAGGAGGTGGCCCGCATCCACGGCCGCATGGCCGGCTGGTACGGCTCGGGCCTCCCGATCATCGACAACTCCCAGCTCGACGTCCCGGGCACCGCGCGGGTGCTGGACGAGGTCCTGGCCAGGGCGATCGCGAGCCCGCCGAGCTGGTGA
- the efp gene encoding elongation factor P encodes MASTNDLKNGMVLKLEGGQLWSVVEFQHVKPGKGPAFVRTKLKNVLSGKVVDKTFNAGVKVETATVDKRDMQFSYMDGDYFVFMDMETYDQLMVDRKAVGDAANFLIEGFTATVARHEGEVLFVELPAAVELVVQETEPGVQGDRSTGGTKPATLETGHQIQVPLFITTGEKIKVDTRSSDYLGRVNS; translated from the coding sequence GTGGCTTCCACGAACGACCTCAAGAACGGCATGGTGCTCAAGCTCGAAGGCGGCCAGCTCTGGTCCGTCGTCGAGTTCCAGCACGTCAAGCCCGGCAAGGGCCCGGCCTTCGTGCGCACCAAGCTCAAGAACGTGCTCTCCGGCAAGGTCGTCGACAAGACCTTCAACGCCGGCGTCAAGGTCGAGACGGCCACTGTCGACAAGCGCGACATGCAGTTCTCGTACATGGACGGCGACTACTTCGTCTTCATGGACATGGAGACGTACGACCAGCTGATGGTCGACCGCAAGGCCGTCGGCGACGCCGCCAACTTCCTCATCGAGGGCTTCACGGCCACCGTCGCCCGGCACGAGGGCGAGGTGCTCTTCGTCGAGCTGCCGGCCGCCGTCGAGCTGGTCGTCCAGGAGACCGAGCCGGGCGTCCAGGGCGACCGCTCCACCGGTGGCACCAAGCCCGCCACCCTGGAGACCGGCCACCAGATCCAGGTCCCGCTCTTCATCACCACCGGTGAGAAGATCAAGGTCGACACCCGCAGCAGCGACTACCTCGGCCGGGTGAACAGCTAA
- a CDS encoding aspartate carbamoyltransferase catalytic subunit — protein sequence MQRHLISAADLTRDDAVLILDTAEEMARVADRPIKKLPTLRGRTIVNLFFEDSTRTRISFEAAEKRLSADVINFSAKGSSVSKGESLKDTAQTLEAMGVDAVVIRHGASGAPYRLANSGWVDAAVINAGDGTHQHPTQALLDAFTMRRRLVGRDAGLGQDLSGRRITIVGDVLHSRVARSNVDLLHTLGAEVTLVAPPTLVPVGVENWPCEVSYDLDSTLPKCDAVMMLRVQRERMNAAFFPTEREYARRYGLNGDRMARLPEHAIVMHPGPMVRGMEITAEVADSDRCTAIEQVANGVSIRMAVLYLLLGGNEPAVTRPTGSEEK from the coding sequence ATGCAGCGTCATCTCATCTCGGCCGCCGACCTCACCCGCGACGACGCCGTCCTGATCCTCGACACCGCCGAGGAGATGGCCCGGGTGGCCGACCGGCCTATCAAGAAGCTGCCGACCCTGCGCGGCCGCACGATCGTCAATCTCTTCTTCGAGGACTCCACCCGCACCCGGATCTCCTTCGAGGCCGCCGAGAAGCGCCTCTCCGCGGACGTGATCAACTTCTCCGCCAAGGGGTCCTCGGTGTCCAAGGGCGAGTCCCTGAAGGACACCGCCCAGACCCTGGAGGCGATGGGGGTGGACGCCGTCGTCATCCGGCACGGCGCCTCCGGTGCCCCCTACCGCCTGGCGAACTCCGGCTGGGTCGACGCCGCGGTCATCAACGCCGGCGACGGCACCCACCAGCACCCGACCCAGGCCCTGCTGGACGCCTTCACCATGCGCCGTCGGCTGGTCGGCCGGGACGCCGGACTCGGCCAGGACCTGTCCGGCAGGCGGATCACCATCGTCGGGGACGTCCTGCACAGCCGGGTGGCCCGCTCCAACGTCGACCTGCTGCACACCCTCGGCGCCGAGGTCACCCTGGTCGCCCCGCCCACCCTGGTGCCGGTCGGCGTCGAGAACTGGCCCTGCGAGGTGTCGTACGACCTCGACAGCACCCTGCCCAAGTGCGACGCGGTGATGATGCTGCGGGTCCAGCGCGAGCGCATGAACGCGGCCTTCTTCCCGACCGAGCGCGAGTACGCCCGGCGCTACGGCCTCAACGGCGACCGCATGGCCAGGCTGCCCGAGCACGCCATCGTGATGCACCCCGGCCCCATGGTCCGCGGCATGGAGATCACCGCCGAGGTCGCCGACTCCGACCGCTGCACCGCCATCGAGCAGGTCGCCAACGGCGTCTCCATCCGGATGGCCGTCCTGTACCTGCTGCTCGGCGGCAACGAACCCGCCGTCACCCGCCCCACCGGTTCCGAGGAGAAGTAA
- the mltG gene encoding endolytic transglycosylase MltG gives MTEYGRGPGSEPWHPEDPLYGDGGWEGQQAHVGRQPAYGGQPQQPYPQEPQYGDWNQEQQAGYGGQQQHQHYDGQGHSQYDQNYAGHTQQQHFHQGTWDASGSHGQVPYAADPGDPYGQQPAAYGAQQPDLYGTEDAYPPPVPPGRRRPEPEPQPEPAAEEEEHAFFAGDGGEDDEEHELQSRREKRGKGRKPVKKKKGRTGCACMVVVLVFGGGLGGVGYFGYKFYQNRFGAAPDYAGSGNGEQVTVTIPKGAGGWAIGEKLKEAGVVESAAAFVSALQANPRGKGLQDGVYTLQKEMSAASAVELMLSPKSRSNLILAEGLRNAAIYSMIDKRLGVKAGTTARVAKKDYKHLGLPAWALNHPNLKDPLEGFLYPSSYPVTKGQEPEAVLKNMVSQAASTYQELGLEKKAKVLGLDSPWELLTVASLVQAEGTSHDDFRKMAEVVYNRLEPGNPQTYGRLEFDSTYNYVKNQSKIDLSIAELRKYNNPYNTYFSKGLPPGPISNPGEEALKGALDPTDDGWYYFISMDGKTSKFTRTLEEHEKLVNEWNASRKKN, from the coding sequence ATGACTGAGTATGGCCGGGGCCCAGGCTCCGAACCGTGGCATCCGGAGGACCCGTTGTACGGGGACGGCGGATGGGAAGGGCAGCAGGCGCACGTCGGCCGGCAGCCTGCCTACGGCGGCCAGCCGCAGCAGCCCTACCCGCAGGAGCCGCAGTACGGCGACTGGAACCAGGAACAGCAGGCCGGGTACGGCGGACAGCAGCAGCATCAGCACTACGACGGCCAGGGCCACTCGCAGTACGACCAGAACTACGCAGGTCACACTCAGCAGCAGCACTTCCACCAGGGCACCTGGGACGCCAGCGGCAGCCACGGCCAGGTGCCCTATGCCGCCGATCCCGGTGATCCGTACGGCCAGCAGCCGGCGGCGTACGGCGCGCAGCAGCCCGACCTCTACGGCACCGAGGACGCCTACCCGCCGCCGGTGCCGCCCGGCCGCCGCCGCCCCGAACCGGAACCGCAACCGGAACCCGCGGCCGAGGAGGAGGAGCACGCCTTCTTCGCGGGAGACGGCGGCGAGGACGACGAGGAGCACGAGCTCCAGAGCCGGCGCGAGAAGCGGGGCAAGGGCCGCAAGCCCGTCAAGAAGAAGAAAGGGCGCACCGGGTGCGCCTGCATGGTGGTCGTCCTCGTCTTCGGCGGTGGCCTCGGCGGGGTCGGCTACTTCGGCTACAAGTTCTACCAAAATCGTTTCGGCGCGGCCCCGGACTACGCGGGCAGCGGCAACGGCGAGCAGGTCACGGTCACCATCCCCAAGGGCGCCGGCGGCTGGGCCATCGGCGAGAAGCTGAAGGAGGCGGGGGTCGTCGAGAGCGCGGCCGCGTTCGTCTCCGCGCTCCAGGCCAACCCCCGGGGCAAGGGGCTCCAGGACGGTGTCTACACGCTCCAGAAGGAGATGTCCGCCGCGAGCGCGGTGGAGCTGATGCTCAGTCCGAAGAGCCGCAGCAACCTGATCCTCGCCGAGGGGCTGCGCAACGCCGCGATCTACAGCATGATCGACAAACGGCTCGGCGTGAAGGCGGGCACCACCGCACGCGTCGCGAAGAAGGACTACAAGCACCTCGGCCTGCCGGCCTGGGCGCTGAACCACCCGAACCTCAAGGACCCGCTCGAAGGCTTCCTCTACCCCTCCAGCTACCCGGTCACCAAGGGTCAGGAGCCCGAGGCCGTGCTGAAGAACATGGTGTCCCAGGCCGCCTCGACGTACCAGGAACTGGGTCTGGAGAAGAAGGCCAAGGTCCTCGGCCTCGACAGCCCCTGGGAACTGCTCACCGTGGCGAGCCTGGTGCAGGCCGAGGGCACGAGCCACGACGACTTCCGCAAGATGGCCGAGGTCGTCTACAACCGCCTCGAACCGGGCAACCCGCAGACCTACGGGCGGCTGGAGTTCGACTCCACGTACAACTACGTGAAGAACCAGAGCAAGATCGACCTGAGCATCGCCGAGCTGCGCAAGTACAACAACCCGTACAACACGTACTTCTCCAAGGGCCTGCCGCCGGGGCCCATCAGCAACCCCGGCGAGGAGGCGCTCAAGGGCGCGCTCGACCCGACCGACGACGGCTGGTACTACTTCATCTCGATGGACGGCAAGACCAGCAAGTTCACCAGGACGCTCGAGGAGCACGAGAAGCTCGTGAACGAGTGGAACGCGTCGCGGAAGAAGAACTGA
- a CDS encoding shikimate kinase, whose product MGVGKSTVGRLLAERLGTGFRDTDEDIVAAEGRSIADIFVGEGESAFRAIEKRAVRDALTGHEGVLALGGGAVLDAETRALLAGHRVVYLSMDVEEAVRRTGLNVARPLLSVNPRKQWRELMEARRHLYEEVATAVVATDGRTPEEVTRAALDALELKEA is encoded by the coding sequence ATGGGCGTGGGCAAGTCCACCGTGGGCCGGCTGCTGGCCGAGCGGCTCGGCACCGGGTTCCGGGACACCGACGAGGACATCGTCGCCGCCGAGGGCCGCAGCATCGCCGACATCTTCGTGGGGGAGGGCGAGTCCGCCTTCCGCGCCATCGAGAAGCGGGCGGTGCGGGACGCGCTCACCGGGCACGAGGGCGTCCTCGCGCTCGGCGGCGGTGCCGTCCTCGACGCGGAGACTCGGGCACTGCTCGCCGGGCACCGGGTGGTCTACCTCTCCATGGACGTGGAGGAGGCCGTCAGGCGCACCGGCCTCAACGTGGCCCGCCCGCTGCTGTCGGTCAACCCGCGCAAGCAGTGGCGCGAGCTGATGGAGGCGCGGCGGCACCTGTACGAGGAGGTCGCCACCGCCGTCGTGGCGACGGACGGCCGCACCCCCGAAGAGGTCACCCGAGCAGCGCTGGACGCACTGGAGTTGAAGGAAGCATGA
- the aroB gene encoding 3-dehydroquinate synthase, with protein sequence MSESVTRIQVAGSAGTDAYEVLVGRQLLGELAGLIGPRAKRVAVIHPEALAETGDALRADLAGQGYEAVAIQVPNAEEAKTAEVAAYCWKALGQSGFTRTDVVVGVGGGATTDLAGFVAATWLRGVRWIAVPTTVLAMVDAAVGGKTGINTAEGKNLVGAFHPPAGVLCDLAALDSLPVHDYVSGLAEVIKAGFIADPAILELIESDPEAARTPAGPHTAELIERSIRVKAEVVSSDLKESGLREILNYGHTLGHAIEKNERYKWRHGAAVAVGMHFAAELGRLAGRLDDATADRHRTVLESVGLPLHYRYDQWPKLLEAMKVDKKSRGDLLRFIVLDSIGKPTVLEGPDPAVLLAAYGEVGQ encoded by the coding sequence ATGAGCGAGTCAGTCACCCGGATCCAGGTCGCAGGCAGCGCCGGGACCGACGCCTACGAGGTGCTGGTCGGCCGGCAACTCCTGGGCGAGCTGGCCGGGCTGATCGGACCGAGGGCCAAGCGGGTGGCGGTGATCCACCCGGAGGCGCTGGCCGAGACCGGCGACGCGCTCCGCGCCGACCTGGCCGGGCAGGGCTACGAGGCCGTCGCCATCCAGGTGCCCAACGCGGAGGAGGCCAAGACCGCCGAGGTCGCCGCCTACTGCTGGAAGGCGCTGGGCCAGTCCGGCTTCACGCGCACCGACGTCGTCGTCGGCGTGGGCGGCGGCGCGACCACGGACCTGGCCGGTTTCGTGGCCGCGACCTGGTTGCGCGGGGTGCGCTGGATCGCCGTCCCGACCACCGTGCTGGCGATGGTCGACGCGGCGGTCGGCGGCAAGACCGGCATCAACACCGCCGAGGGCAAGAACCTGGTGGGCGCCTTCCACCCGCCGGCCGGTGTGCTGTGCGACCTGGCCGCGCTGGACTCCCTGCCGGTGCACGACTACGTCTCCGGTCTCGCGGAGGTCATCAAGGCGGGCTTCATCGCCGACCCGGCGATCCTGGAGCTGATCGAGTCCGACCCCGAGGCCGCCCGGACCCCGGCGGGTCCGCACACGGCCGAGCTGATCGAGCGGTCGATCCGGGTGAAGGCGGAGGTCGTCTCCTCGGACCTGAAGGAGTCGGGTCTGCGGGAGATCCTCAACTACGGCCACACGCTCGGCCACGCCATCGAGAAGAACGAGCGCTACAAGTGGCGGCACGGCGCCGCGGTCGCGGTCGGCATGCACTTCGCCGCCGAACTGGGCCGCCTCGCGGGCCGTTTGGACGACGCGACCGCGGACCGGCACCGCACGGTCCTGGAGTCCGTCGGCCTGCCGCTGCACTACCGCTACGACCAGTGGCCCAAGCTGCTGGAGGCGATGAAGGTCGACAAGAAGTCGCGCGGCGACCTGCTGCGCTTCATCGTCCTCGACTCGATCGGCAAGCCGACCGTCCTGGAGGGCCCCGACCCGGCCGTCCTGCTCGCCGCCTACGGAGAAGTGGGCCAGTAG
- the aroC gene encoding chorismate synthase, whose translation MSRLRWLTAGESHGPALVATLEGLPAGVPITTEMVADHLARRRLGYGRGARMKFERDEITFLGGVRHGLSLGSPVAIMVGNTEWPKWDQVMAADPVDPEVLAGLARNAPLTRPRPGHADLAGMQKYGFDEARPILERASARETAARVALGAVARSYLKETAGVEIVSHVVELCSVKAPQGVYPTPADVEKLDADPLRCLDADTSKAMVAEVDQAHKDGDTLGGVVEVLAYGVPVGLGSHVHWDRKLDARLAGALMGIQAIKGVEIGDGFELARVPGSQAHDEIVRTDEGIRRTSGRAGGTEGGLSTGELLRVRAAMKPIATVPRALRTVDVTTGEAAQAHHQRSDVSAVPAAGIVAEAMVALVLADAVAEKFGGDSVAETRRNVRSYLDHLQIR comes from the coding sequence TTGAGCAGGCTGCGTTGGCTGACCGCGGGGGAGTCCCACGGTCCGGCACTGGTCGCAACGCTGGAGGGCCTTCCCGCCGGCGTGCCGATCACCACGGAGATGGTGGCGGACCACCTGGCACGGCGACGGCTCGGTTATGGCCGCGGTGCGCGGATGAAGTTCGAGCGGGACGAGATCACCTTCCTGGGTGGCGTCCGGCACGGCCTGAGCCTCGGTTCCCCGGTGGCGATCATGGTGGGCAACACCGAGTGGCCCAAGTGGGATCAGGTCATGGCGGCCGACCCGGTCGATCCCGAGGTGCTGGCCGGGCTCGCCCGCAACGCGCCGCTGACCCGGCCCCGGCCCGGCCACGCCGACCTGGCGGGCATGCAGAAGTACGGCTTCGACGAGGCCCGCCCGATCCTGGAGCGCGCCTCGGCGCGTGAGACCGCGGCACGGGTGGCGCTGGGCGCCGTGGCCCGCTCCTACCTGAAGGAGACCGCGGGCGTCGAGATCGTCTCGCACGTGGTGGAGCTCTGCTCCGTGAAGGCCCCGCAGGGCGTGTACCCCACGCCGGCCGACGTGGAGAAGCTGGACGCCGACCCGCTGCGCTGCCTGGACGCGGACACCTCGAAGGCGATGGTCGCGGAGGTCGACCAGGCCCACAAGGACGGCGACACCCTCGGCGGTGTGGTCGAGGTGCTGGCCTACGGCGTTCCGGTCGGTCTCGGCTCGCACGTGCACTGGGACCGCAAGCTGGACGCCCGTCTCGCCGGCGCCCTGATGGGCATCCAGGCGATCAAGGGCGTCGAGATCGGTGACGGCTTCGAGCTCGCCCGGGTGCCGGGTTCCCAGGCGCACGACGAGATCGTGCGGACCGACGAGGGCATCCGGCGGACCTCCGGACGCGCGGGCGGCACCGAGGGCGGCCTGTCCACCGGTGAGCTGCTGCGGGTGCGTGCCGCGATGAAGCCGATCGCGACCGTGCCGCGGGCGCTGCGGACGGTCGACGTGACCACCGGCGAGGCGGCCCAGGCGCACCACCAGCGCTCGGACGTGTCCGCCGTGCCGGCCGCCGGCATCGTCGCCGAGGCCATGGTCGCGCTGGTCCTGGCCGACGCGGTCGCGGAGAAGTTCGGCGGCGACAGCGTGGCCGAGACCCGCCGCAACGTGCGGTCGTACCTCGACCACCTGCAGATCCGGTGA
- a CDS encoding shikimate dehydrogenase, protein MTVTRRAAVLGSPVAHSLSPVLHRAAYDELGLADWSYDRFEVDEAALPGFFEELGPEWAGLSLTMPLKRAVIPLLDGISDTAASVDAVNTVVLTDDGRRLGDNTDIPGMVAALREHGIEEVGSAAILGAGATASSALAALARICTGEIVAYVRSEARAAEMREWGERLDVDVRTADWADAAEALRAPLVIATTPAGTTDALAAAVPERPTTLFDVLYDPWPTELAARWSMFGGAVVSGLDLLVHQAVLQVEQMTGRSPAPLEAMRHAGEKALAAR, encoded by the coding sequence ATGACTGTGACACGCCGGGCCGCCGTGCTCGGCTCGCCCGTCGCCCACTCCCTCTCCCCGGTGCTGCACCGGGCCGCGTACGACGAGCTCGGACTCGCCGACTGGTCCTACGACCGCTTCGAGGTCGACGAGGCGGCCCTGCCCGGGTTCTTCGAGGAGCTCGGGCCGGAGTGGGCGGGGCTGTCGCTCACGATGCCGCTCAAGCGGGCCGTCATCCCGCTGCTGGACGGGATCAGCGACACGGCCGCCTCCGTCGACGCGGTCAACACGGTGGTCCTCACCGACGACGGCCGCCGCCTCGGCGACAACACCGACATCCCGGGCATGGTCGCCGCCCTGCGCGAGCACGGGATCGAGGAGGTCGGCTCCGCCGCGATCCTCGGCGCAGGCGCCACCGCCTCCTCCGCGCTGGCCGCGCTGGCCCGGATCTGCACCGGCGAGATCGTCGCCTACGTCCGCAGCGAGGCCCGCGCCGCGGAGATGCGCGAGTGGGGCGAGCGGCTGGACGTGGACGTACGCACCGCGGACTGGGCGGACGCGGCCGAGGCCCTGCGGGCCCCGCTGGTGATCGCCACGACACCGGCCGGTACGACCGACGCCCTCGCCGCCGCCGTGCCCGAGCGCCCCACCACCCTCTTCGACGTGCTCTACGACCCCTGGCCCACCGAGCTGGCGGCCCGCTGGTCCATGTTCGGGGGAGCCGTGGTCAGCGGTCTCGACCTGCTCGTCCACCAGGCCGTCCTTCAGGTCGAGCAGATGACCGGCCGCTCGCCGGCCCCGCTGGAGGCCATGCGGCACGCCGGCGAGAAGGCGCTCGCCGCCCGCTGA
- a CDS encoding aminopeptidase P family protein, giving the protein MSEVYANRRSRLREHFNAAGTAAALVTRPANVRYLAAAAPRGAVLLLGRREDLLVCAGPPEDRPYEGRPDENLRLHVLPTPAGDAAVAAAGLAAAQGADSLAVEEHHLTVARHRTLTSVAPAVRLADIGGAVEQLRVVKDEEEISCLRIGAEIADQALGELLESILVGRTERHLALELERRLVDHGADGPAFPTSVATGPHSGRRGHRPTDRRVEEGDFLSVCLGATYRGYRCEIGRTFVIGTSPADWQIELYDLVFAAQRSGRESLAPGAAYRDVDRAARQVLDSAGYAEALPPLTGHGVGLEIDEDPQLAPAAMGKLDACVPVTVEPGVHLPGRGGVRIDDTLVVRPEADGGPELLTITTKELLAL; this is encoded by the coding sequence ATGTCAGAGGTGTACGCGAACCGCCGATCCCGCCTGAGGGAACACTTCAACGCGGCCGGTACCGCGGCAGCGCTCGTCACCCGCCCCGCCAACGTGCGCTATCTCGCGGCCGCAGCCCCTCGGGGCGCCGTCCTGCTCCTCGGCAGGCGCGAGGACCTGCTCGTCTGCGCCGGCCCACCCGAGGACCGCCCCTACGAGGGCCGGCCCGACGAGAACCTGCGGCTGCACGTCCTGCCCACGCCGGCCGGTGACGCTGCGGTCGCCGCGGCCGGTCTCGCCGCGGCCCAGGGCGCCGATTCCCTGGCGGTGGAGGAACACCACCTCACCGTGGCCCGGCACAGAACGCTGACGTCGGTCGCCCCCGCCGTGCGTCTCGCCGACATCGGCGGGGCCGTGGAACAGCTCAGGGTCGTCAAGGACGAGGAGGAGATCTCCTGCCTGCGCATCGGCGCGGAGATCGCCGACCAGGCGCTCGGCGAGCTGCTGGAGTCCATCCTGGTCGGCCGCACCGAGCGGCACCTGGCGCTGGAGCTGGAGCGGCGTCTGGTCGACCACGGCGCCGACGGCCCGGCGTTCCCCACCTCCGTGGCCACCGGACCGCACTCCGGCCGGCGCGGCCACCGCCCCACCGACCGGCGGGTGGAGGAGGGCGACTTCCTCTCCGTCTGCCTGGGCGCCACCTACCGCGGCTACCGCTGCGAGATCGGCCGCACCTTCGTCATCGGGACCTCGCCCGCCGACTGGCAGATCGAGCTCTACGACCTCGTCTTCGCCGCTCAGCGCTCCGGACGCGAGTCCCTGGCGCCGGGTGCCGCCTACCGGGACGTCGACCGCGCGGCACGGCAGGTCCTGGACTCCGCCGGCTATGCGGAAGCACTGCCACCGCTGACCGGACACGGTGTCGGACTCGAAATCGACGAGGACCCGCAGCTGGCCCCCGCGGCCATGGGTAAACTGGACGCTTGCGTGCCGGTCACCGTCGAACCGGGGGTCCACCTCCCGGGCCGGGGCGGTGTCCGGATCGATGACACGCTCGTCGTACGCCCCGAGGCGGACGGCGGACCCGAGCTACTCACCATCACGACCAAGGAGCTGCTCGCGCTCTAG
- the pyrR gene encoding bifunctional pyr operon transcriptional regulator/uracil phosphoribosyltransferase PyrR, with protein MDTHASAQAADARPVLEGPDIARVLTRIAHEIVERAKGADDVVLLGIPTRGVFLAQRLAAKLEQITDRKVPVGSLDITMYRDDLRMHPPRALARTEIPGDGLDGKLVVLVDDVLFSGRTIRAALDALNDIGRPRAVQLAVLVDRGHRELPIRADYVGKNLPTSLRETVKVQLAEEDGRDTVLLGVKADQ; from the coding sequence ATGGACACGCACGCCAGCGCACAGGCAGCCGATGCGCGACCCGTTCTCGAGGGTCCCGACATCGCGCGGGTGCTGACCCGCATCGCCCACGAGATCGTCGAGCGCGCCAAGGGCGCGGACGACGTGGTGCTCCTCGGCATCCCGACCCGCGGCGTCTTCCTCGCCCAGCGGCTCGCCGCCAAGCTGGAGCAGATCACCGACCGCAAGGTCCCCGTCGGCTCGCTCGACATCACCATGTACCGCGACGACCTGCGCATGCACCCGCCGCGTGCGCTGGCCCGTACCGAGATCCCCGGTGACGGCCTCGACGGCAAGCTCGTCGTCCTCGTCGACGACGTGCTCTTCTCGGGCCGCACCATCCGCGCCGCCCTCGACGCCCTGAACGACATCGGGCGCCCGCGCGCGGTCCAGCTCGCGGTCCTGGTCGACCGCGGCCACCGCGAACTGCCCATCCGCGCCGACTACGTCGGCAAGAACCTCCCCACGTCGCTGCGGGAGACGGTCAAGGTCCAGCTCGCCGAGGAGGACGGTCGCGACACCGTGCTGCTCGGTGTGAAGGCCGACCAGTAG